The proteins below come from a single Streptomyces sp. M92 genomic window:
- a CDS encoding tetratricopeptide repeat protein codes for MQPRNMSMSGVVDLAAVKQAQEAKAKAEQARAEAARNGGTGAVSPADLVIDVDEARFESDVLQRSTEVPVVIDFWAEWCEPCKQLSPVLERLAVEYSGRFLLAKIDVDANQMLMQQFGVQGIPAVFAVVAGQALPLFQGAASETQIRQTLDQLVQVAEERFGLTGLAVDPEAEPGAAQAAAPERPAGPHDAALEAAVQALDAGDLGGAVQAYKNVLAEDPGNTEAKLGLAQAELLQRVQDADPQRVRQDAADKPGDAQAQIAAADLDLVGGHVEDAFGRLIDTVRVTAGDERDAVRLRLLELFEVVGADDPRVAAARRALARALF; via the coding sequence ATGCAGCCACGGAACATGTCCATGAGCGGGGTCGTCGACCTCGCCGCGGTGAAGCAGGCCCAGGAGGCCAAGGCGAAGGCGGAGCAGGCGCGCGCCGAGGCGGCCCGGAACGGCGGGACGGGCGCCGTCTCCCCGGCCGACCTCGTCATCGACGTCGACGAGGCCCGCTTCGAGAGCGACGTCCTGCAGCGGTCCACCGAGGTCCCGGTCGTCATCGACTTCTGGGCCGAGTGGTGCGAGCCCTGCAAGCAGCTGAGCCCGGTCCTGGAGCGGCTCGCCGTCGAGTACAGCGGGCGCTTCCTCCTCGCCAAGATCGACGTCGACGCCAACCAGATGCTGATGCAGCAGTTCGGCGTCCAGGGCATCCCGGCCGTGTTCGCGGTCGTGGCGGGGCAGGCGCTGCCGCTCTTCCAGGGCGCCGCGAGCGAGACGCAGATCCGCCAGACCCTCGACCAGCTGGTGCAGGTCGCCGAGGAGCGCTTCGGCCTGACCGGGCTCGCCGTCGACCCCGAGGCGGAGCCGGGCGCCGCCCAGGCCGCCGCCCCCGAGCGTCCCGCCGGTCCGCACGACGCGGCGCTCGAGGCCGCGGTGCAGGCGCTGGACGCCGGTGACCTGGGCGGGGCCGTCCAGGCGTACAAGAACGTGCTGGCCGAGGACCCGGGCAACACGGAGGCCAAACTGGGCCTCGCCCAGGCCGAGTTGCTCCAGCGCGTGCAGGACGCCGACCCGCAGCGGGTCCGTCAGGACGCGGCCGACAAGCCGGGCGACGCCCAGGCGCAGATCGCCGCCGCCGACCTGGACCTGGTGGGCGGGCATGTGGAGGACGCCTTCGGGCGCCTCATCGACACGGTCCGCGTCACGGCCGGCGACGAGCGGGACGCCGTGCGGCTGCGGCTGCTGGAGCTGTTCGAGGTCGTCGGCGCCGACGATCCGAGGGTGGCCGCGGCGCGCAGGGCGCTGGCCCGCGCCCTGTTCTAG
- a CDS encoding DUF6230 family protein — protein sequence MESQVRGGTRWKRFAVVMVPSVAATAAIGVAMAQGALAASFSVSGQSFKVTAKQLKGDGFTQYGALTEGYTLTGEKVHHPVAVSSFSEAHIQKMCQSVVTPNIPVIGSVTLRLEAGDSPDEDKQVYAKNLQLDVEKLEADATFTGMEIGVAAGDLSKGPGMQGGKEQANRFGFAQQSDTAVLTDVKQTAWATTAGTFKLSGLSMSLHKGTKAECY from the coding sequence ATGGAGTCCCAGGTGCGTGGCGGGACCAGATGGAAGCGGTTCGCTGTGGTGATGGTGCCCAGCGTCGCCGCCACGGCGGCGATAGGCGTCGCGATGGCGCAGGGTGCCCTCGCCGCGTCGTTCAGCGTGTCGGGGCAGTCGTTCAAGGTGACGGCCAAGCAGCTCAAGGGCGACGGCTTCACCCAGTACGGCGCCCTCACCGAGGGGTACACGCTCACCGGTGAGAAGGTGCACCACCCGGTGGCGGTCTCGTCGTTCAGCGAGGCGCACATCCAGAAGATGTGTCAGTCGGTCGTCACCCCGAACATTCCGGTGATCGGCTCTGTCACCCTCCGGCTGGAGGCCGGTGACAGTCCGGACGAGGACAAGCAGGTCTACGCCAAGAACCTGCAGCTCGACGTCGAGAAGCTCGAAGCCGACGCCACCTTCACCGGCATGGAGATCGGCGTGGCGGCCGGTGACCTGAGCAAGGGCCCCGGCATGCAGGGCGGCAAGGAGCAGGCCAACAGGTTCGGCTTCGCGCAGCAGTCCGACACCGCCGTGCTCACGGACGTGAAGCAGACGGCGTGGGCGACCACTGCCGGAACCTTCAAGCTGAGCGGCCTGAGCATGTCGCTGCACAAGGGCACCAAGGCCGAGTGCTACTGA
- a CDS encoding DUF6114 domain-containing protein — protein sequence MSAETPAAVSGQFTRRRLQFRAWRGARPFWAGLFVALAGFPIMYFPYANLQIGHLTLAMSTTAGAGSLIIGVLLVVLGMSLWFQRHIRVFAGVAAILLGLVSIPVSNFGGFVIGFLLSLVGGAMAVSWAPGAPSETETPGEGGGTDEAPGGVLPGTAGPDATTPQPRAEAGVPDEPNDLSGTSPANGANGRHSAG from the coding sequence ATGAGCGCCGAGACCCCTGCTGCCGTATCCGGTCAGTTCACCCGCCGGAGGCTGCAGTTCCGTGCCTGGCGAGGCGCGCGGCCGTTCTGGGCCGGCTTGTTCGTCGCGCTCGCCGGCTTCCCGATCATGTACTTCCCTTACGCGAATCTGCAGATCGGGCACCTGACGCTGGCCATGTCGACCACCGCCGGTGCCGGGTCCCTGATCATCGGCGTGCTGCTCGTGGTCCTCGGCATGAGTCTCTGGTTCCAGCGGCACATCAGGGTGTTCGCGGGCGTCGCCGCGATCCTTCTGGGCCTGGTCTCCATTCCGGTGTCCAACTTCGGCGGCTTCGTGATCGGTTTCCTGCTCTCGCTGGTCGGTGGAGCGATGGCGGTGTCCTGGGCGCCGGGCGCGCCTTCGGAGACCGAGACCCCGGGGGAGGGCGGGGGCACGGACGAGGCGCCCGGTGGCGTACTGCCCGGCACCGCCGGGCCCGATGCCACGACCCCGCAGCCGAGGGCGGAGGCCGGTGTGCCGGACGAGCCGAACGACCTGTCAGGAACGAGCCCGGCCAACGGGGCGAACGGGAGGCACAGTGCCGGCTGA
- the pyk gene encoding pyruvate kinase, whose product MRRSKIVCTLGPAVDSHEQLVALIEAGMNVARFNFSHGTHAEHQGRYDRVRAAAKETGRAIGVLADLQGPKIRLETFAEGPVELVRGDEFTITTEDVPGDRTICGTTYKGLPGDVTKGDQVLINDGNVELKVTEVEGPRVKTIVIEGGVISDHKGINLPGAAVNVPALSEKDVEDLRFALRMGCDLVALSFVRDAKDVADVHRVMDEEGRRVPVVAKVEKPQAVENMEDVVAAFDAVMVARGDLAVEYPLEKVPMVQKRLIELCRRNAKPVIVATQMMESMITNSRPTRAEASDVANAILDGADAVMLSAESSVGAYPIETVKTMSKIVAAAEQELLSKGLQPLVPGKKPRTQGGSVARAAAEIADFLGGKGLVAFTQSGDTARRLSRYRAAQPILAFTTDESTRNQLALSWGVEPHVVPFVNTTDEMVDLVDQETARLGRFSDGDIVVITAGSPPGVPGTTNMVRVLHLGETRRG is encoded by the coding sequence ATGCGCCGTTCGAAAATCGTCTGTACCCTCGGCCCCGCGGTCGACTCCCACGAGCAGCTCGTAGCGCTGATCGAAGCCGGCATGAACGTGGCCCGCTTCAACTTCAGCCACGGCACGCACGCCGAGCACCAGGGCCGTTACGACCGTGTCCGGGCCGCCGCCAAGGAGACCGGCAGGGCCATCGGTGTCCTCGCCGACCTCCAGGGCCCGAAGATCCGCCTGGAGACCTTCGCGGAGGGTCCCGTCGAGCTGGTGCGCGGTGACGAGTTCACCATCACCACCGAGGACGTGCCGGGCGACCGGACGATCTGCGGCACGACCTACAAGGGCCTGCCCGGTGACGTCACCAAGGGCGACCAGGTGCTCATCAACGACGGCAACGTCGAGCTGAAGGTCACCGAGGTCGAGGGCCCCCGGGTGAAGACGATCGTCATCGAGGGCGGCGTCATCTCCGACCACAAGGGCATCAACCTGCCCGGTGCCGCCGTGAACGTCCCCGCGCTCAGCGAGAAGGACGTCGAGGACCTGCGGTTCGCCCTCCGCATGGGCTGCGACCTGGTCGCCCTCTCCTTCGTCCGGGACGCCAAGGACGTCGCCGACGTGCACCGCGTGATGGACGAGGAGGGCCGCCGGGTCCCCGTCGTCGCCAAGGTGGAGAAGCCGCAGGCGGTCGAGAACATGGAGGACGTCGTCGCGGCCTTCGACGCCGTCATGGTCGCCCGTGGCGACCTGGCCGTCGAGTACCCGCTCGAGAAGGTCCCCATGGTGCAGAAGCGCCTGATCGAGCTGTGCCGGCGCAACGCCAAGCCGGTGATCGTGGCGACCCAGATGATGGAGTCGATGATCACCAACTCCCGCCCGACCCGCGCCGAGGCCTCCGACGTGGCCAACGCGATCCTGGACGGCGCCGACGCGGTGATGCTGTCCGCCGAGTCGTCGGTGGGCGCGTACCCGATCGAGACCGTCAAGACGATGTCGAAGATCGTCGCCGCCGCCGAGCAGGAGCTGCTGTCCAAGGGCCTGCAGCCGCTGGTGCCGGGCAAGAAGCCGCGCACGCAGGGCGGTTCGGTGGCCCGCGCCGCCGCCGAGATCGCCGACTTCCTGGGCGGCAAGGGCCTGGTGGCCTTCACCCAGTCCGGCGACACCGCCCGCCGGCTCTCCCGCTACCGCGCGGCCCAGCCGATCCTGGCCTTCACCACCGACGAGTCCACCCGCAACCAGCTGGCGCTCAGCTGGGGCGTGGAGCCGCACGTGGTGCCGTTCGTCAACACCACCGACGAGATGGTCGACCTGGTGGACCAGGAGACGGCCCGCCTCGGCCGGTTCAGCGACGGCGACATCGTCGTGATCACCGCCGGCTCGCCCCCCGGCGTGCCCGGCACCACCAACATGGTCCGGGTGCTGCACCTGGGCGAGACGCGGCGCGGCTGA
- a CDS encoding acetate kinase yields MSATRVLVLNSGSSSVKYQLIDMRGGERLAVGLVERIGEQTSRLKHTHVADGDTREQHGPIADHEAALKAVAAELGRDGLGLDSPELAAIGHRVVHGGMFFTEPTLIDDSVLTEIERLVPVAPLHNPANLTGIRTAQALRPDLPQVAVFDTAFHTTMPQAAARYAIDPKIADRYRIRRYGFHGTSHAYVSRETARLLGKDPSEVNVIVLHLGNGASASAVEGGRCVDTSMGLTPLEGLVMGTRSGDLDPAVIFHLERVGGMSTDEIDTFLNKRSGLFGLCGDNDMREIRRRVDEGDERARLAFDIYIHRLKKYIGAYYAVLGRVDAVAFTAGVGENAAPVRQAAVAGLEGLGLAVDGELNAVRGDGARLISPAHARVAVAVVPTDEEMEIATQTYALVNDSGGSVASGNLT; encoded by the coding sequence GTGAGTGCCACCCGTGTCCTCGTCCTCAACTCCGGCTCCTCGTCGGTGAAGTACCAGCTCATCGACATGCGCGGCGGCGAGCGCCTGGCCGTCGGGCTGGTCGAGCGCATCGGGGAGCAGACCTCGCGACTGAAGCACACCCACGTGGCCGACGGCGACACCCGGGAGCAGCACGGCCCGATCGCCGACCACGAGGCCGCCCTGAAGGCGGTCGCCGCGGAACTGGGCCGGGACGGTCTGGGCCTGGACTCCCCGGAACTGGCCGCGATCGGGCACCGGGTGGTGCACGGCGGCATGTTCTTCACCGAGCCCACCCTCATCGACGACAGCGTGCTCACGGAGATCGAGCGGCTGGTCCCGGTCGCGCCGCTGCACAACCCGGCCAACCTCACCGGCATCCGCACCGCGCAGGCGCTCCGACCTGACCTGCCCCAGGTGGCGGTCTTCGACACCGCGTTCCACACCACGATGCCCCAGGCCGCGGCGCGCTACGCGATCGACCCGAAGATCGCCGACCGGTACCGCATCCGCCGCTACGGCTTCCACGGCACCTCGCACGCGTACGTCTCCCGCGAGACCGCGCGGCTGCTGGGCAAGGACCCGTCGGAGGTCAACGTCATCGTGCTCCACCTGGGCAACGGCGCCTCGGCCTCGGCGGTCGAGGGCGGCCGGTGCGTGGACACCTCCATGGGGCTGACGCCCTTGGAGGGCCTGGTGATGGGTACGCGGTCGGGAGACCTGGACCCGGCGGTCATCTTCCATTTGGAGCGCGTTGGCGGAATGTCCACGGACGAGATCGACACTTTCCTCAACAAGAGGAGCGGCCTGTTCGGTCTGTGCGGCGACAACGACATGCGGGAGATCCGCCGCCGGGTGGACGAGGGCGACGAGCGGGCTCGGCTGGCGTTCGACATCTACATTCACCGGCTGAAGAAGTACATCGGCGCCTATTACGCCGTTCTCGGACGGGTGGACGCGGTGGCCTTCACGGCCGGGGTCGGCGAGAACGCGGCACCGGTGCGCCAGGCCGCGGTGGCGGGCCTGGAGGGGCTCGGCCTGGCGGTGGACGGCGAGCTGAACGCCGTGCGCGGGGACGGGGCGCGGCTGATCTCGCCCGCACACGCGCGGGTGGCGGTGGCCGTGGTGCCGACCGACGAGGAAATGGAGATCGCGACACAAACCTACGCGCTGGTAAATGATTCCGGTGGTTCAGTTGCTTCGGGGAATCTCACCTGA
- the pta gene encoding phosphate acetyltransferase: MTRSVYVTGIDRGDGRQVVELGVMELLTRQVDRVGVFRPLVHDGPDRLFELLRSRYRLAQDPATVYGMDYQEASALQAEQGTDELVSALVDRFHLVARDYDVVLVLGTDFAATQLPDELSLNARLANEFGASVLPVVGGRGQAAESVLAETVNAFRAYDTLGCDVLAMVTNRVAREDRDEIAGLLGGRLPVPCWVVPDEPALSAPTVSQIAHALGAKVVLGDDSGLARDALDFVFGGAMLPNLLAALTPGCLVITPGDRADLVVGTLAAHSAGTPPIAGVLLTLNEVPGDGILTLAARLAPGTPVLSVTGNSFPTAEQLFSLEGKLGAATPRKAETALGLFERYVDTADLSERVSAPSSDRVTPMMFEHKLLEQARSDLRRVVLPEGTEERVLHAAEVLLRRGVCELTLLGPVEQIRKKAADLGIDLEGAELIDPTVSELRDSFAEKYAALRAHKGVTVELAYDVVSDVNYFGTLMVQEGFADGMVSGSVHSTAATIRPAFEIIKTKPDASIVSSVFFMCLADKVLVYGDCAVNPDPDAEQLADIATQSAATAARFGVEPRIAMLSYSTGTSGSGADVDKVREATELVRAGRPDLRIEGPIQYDAAVEPSVAATKLPGSEVAGQASVLIFPDLNTGNNTYKAVQRSAGAIAVGPVLQGLRKPVNDLSRGALVQDIVNTVAITAIQAQQSPSEKVSAQ, encoded by the coding sequence GTGACGCGCAGCGTGTACGTGACCGGTATCGACCGCGGCGACGGCCGCCAGGTCGTCGAACTGGGGGTGATGGAACTCCTGACCCGGCAGGTCGACCGCGTCGGCGTGTTCCGTCCCCTGGTCCACGACGGACCCGACCGGCTCTTCGAGCTGCTGCGGTCCCGCTACCGGCTCGCGCAGGACCCCGCGACCGTGTACGGCATGGACTACCAGGAGGCGTCGGCGCTCCAGGCCGAGCAGGGCACGGACGAGCTGGTCTCCGCGCTGGTCGACCGCTTCCACCTGGTCGCCCGGGACTACGACGTCGTCCTCGTCCTCGGCACCGACTTCGCCGCCACCCAGCTCCCGGACGAGCTGTCGCTGAACGCGCGGCTCGCCAACGAGTTCGGCGCCTCGGTCCTCCCGGTCGTGGGCGGGCGCGGGCAGGCCGCCGAGTCGGTGCTCGCCGAGACCGTCAACGCCTTCCGCGCCTACGACACGCTGGGCTGTGACGTGCTGGCCATGGTGACCAACCGGGTCGCCCGCGAGGACCGGGACGAGATCGCCGGGCTGCTCGGCGGCCGGCTGCCGGTGCCGTGCTGGGTGGTGCCGGACGAGCCCGCGCTGTCCGCGCCGACCGTCTCGCAGATCGCGCACGCCCTCGGCGCCAAGGTGGTCCTGGGCGACGACTCGGGGCTCGCCCGGGACGCGCTGGACTTCGTCTTCGGCGGCGCCATGCTGCCGAACCTGCTCGCCGCCCTGACCCCGGGCTGCCTGGTGATCACCCCCGGCGACCGCGCCGACCTGGTGGTCGGCACCCTGGCCGCGCACAGCGCCGGCACCCCGCCGATAGCCGGGGTGCTGCTCACGCTCAACGAGGTGCCGGGCGACGGCATCCTCACCCTGGCCGCCCGCCTGGCCCCCGGCACCCCGGTGCTGTCGGTGACCGGCAACAGCTTCCCCACCGCCGAGCAGCTGTTCTCCCTGGAGGGCAAGCTGGGCGCGGCCACCCCGCGCAAGGCGGAGACCGCCCTCGGCCTCTTCGAGCGGTACGTCGACACCGCCGACCTCAGCGAGCGGGTCTCCGCGCCCAGCAGCGACCGCGTCACGCCGATGATGTTCGAGCACAAGCTGCTGGAGCAGGCCCGCTCCGACCTGCGCCGGGTCGTCCTCCCCGAGGGCACCGAGGAGCGGGTGCTGCACGCGGCGGAGGTGCTGCTGCGCCGGGGCGTGTGCGAGCTGACGCTGCTCGGTCCCGTCGAGCAGATCCGCAAGAAGGCCGCCGACCTGGGCATCGACCTGGAGGGCGCCGAGCTGATCGACCCGACCGTCTCCGAGCTGCGGGACTCCTTCGCGGAGAAGTACGCGGCCCTGCGCGCCCACAAGGGCGTGACCGTGGAGCTGGCGTACGACGTGGTGTCCGACGTGAACTACTTCGGCACGCTGATGGTGCAGGAAGGATTCGCCGACGGAATGGTGTCGGGGTCGGTGCACTCGACGGCGGCGACGATCCGCCCGGCCTTCGAGATCATCAAGACCAAGCCGGACGCTTCCATCGTGTCGTCCGTGTTCTTCATGTGCCTGGCCGACAAGGTGCTGGTCTACGGCGACTGCGCGGTCAACCCGGACCCGGACGCCGAGCAGCTCGCCGACATCGCCACCCAGTCGGCGGCCACGGCCGCGCGGTTCGGGGTGGAGCCGCGGATCGCGATGCTGTCGTACTCGACGGGCACGTCCGGGTCGGGCGCCGACGTCGACAAGGTGCGCGAGGCGACGGAGCTGGTCCGCGCCGGCCGGCCCGACCTGCGCATCGAGGGGCCGATCCAGTACGACGCGGCCGTGGAGCCGTCGGTCGCCGCGACCAAGCTGCCGGGCTCGGAGGTCGCCGGGCAGGCCAGCGTGCTGATCTTCCCCGACCTGAACACCGGCAACAACACCTACAAGGCCGTGCAGCGCTCGGCCGGCGCGATCGCCGTCGGCCCGGTCCTCCAGGGGCTGCGCAAGCCGGTCAACGACCTGTCCCGGGGCGCGCTCGTCCAGGACATCGTCAACACCGTCGCCATCACGGCGATCCAGGCCCAGCAGTCCCCGAGCGAGAAGGTCTCCGCCCAGTGA
- a CDS encoding ATP-dependent 6-phosphofructokinase — MRIGVLTAGGDCPGLNAVIRSVVHRAVDNYGDEVIGFEDGYAGLLDGRYRALDLNAVSGILARGGTILGSSRLERDRLREACENAGDMIQSFGIDALIPIGGEGTLTAARMLSDAGLPVVGVPKTIDNDISSTDRTFGFDTAVGVATEAMDRLKTTAESHQRVMVVEVMGRHAGWIALESGMAAGAHGICLPERPFDPADLVKMVEERFSRGKKFAVVCVAEGAHPVEGSMDYGKGAIDKFGHERFQGIGTALAHELERRLGKEAKPVILGHVQRGGVPTAYDRVLATRFGWHAVEAAHQGEFGRMTALRGTDVVMVPLAEAVTELKTVPKDRMDEAESVF, encoded by the coding sequence ATGCGTATCGGCGTACTCACCGCAGGCGGCGACTGCCCCGGCCTGAACGCAGTGATCCGGTCGGTCGTGCACCGAGCGGTCGACAACTACGGCGACGAGGTCATCGGCTTCGAGGACGGCTACGCCGGCCTGCTCGACGGCCGCTACCGCGCCCTGGACCTCAACGCGGTCAGCGGCATCCTGGCCCGCGGCGGCACCATCCTCGGCTCCTCCCGCCTGGAGCGCGACCGGCTCCGCGAGGCCTGCGAGAACGCCGGGGACATGATCCAGAGCTTCGGCATCGACGCGCTGATCCCGATCGGCGGCGAGGGCACCCTGACGGCCGCCCGGATGCTGTCCGACGCGGGTCTGCCGGTGGTCGGCGTGCCGAAGACCATCGACAACGACATCTCCTCCACGGACCGCACCTTCGGCTTCGACACGGCGGTCGGTGTCGCCACCGAGGCGATGGACCGCCTCAAGACCACCGCCGAGTCCCACCAGCGCGTGATGGTCGTCGAGGTCATGGGCCGCCACGCCGGCTGGATCGCCCTGGAGTCCGGTATGGCGGCCGGCGCCCACGGCATCTGCCTGCCCGAGCGCCCCTTCGACCCCGCCGACCTGGTCAAGATGGTCGAGGAGCGGTTCTCCCGCGGCAAGAAGTTCGCCGTGGTCTGCGTCGCCGAGGGCGCCCACCCCGTCGAGGGCTCCATGGACTACGGCAAGGGTGCCATCGACAAGTTCGGCCACGAGCGCTTCCAGGGCATCGGCACCGCGCTCGCCCACGAGCTGGAGCGCCGGCTCGGCAAGGAGGCCAAGCCGGTCATCCTCGGCCACGTCCAGCGCGGCGGCGTGCCCACCGCGTACGACCGGGTGCTCGCCACCCGTTTCGGCTGGCACGCGGTGGAGGCCGCGCACCAGGGCGAGTTCGGCCGGATGACCGCCCTGCGCGGCACGGACGTCGTCATGGTGCCGCTGGCGGAGGCGGTCACCGAGCTGAAGACGGTGCCCAAGG